In Leptospira sp. WS58.C1, a single genomic region encodes these proteins:
- a CDS encoding enoyl-CoA hydratase/isomerase family protein has product MLDVEKNGHILELYIKTNETNSLGREFFRKFREVLVQAENDRSVKSIILSGRNDKFFSNGFDPEIFVGKNLEEIKEVLREALGACGKVLFSPKPVVCAMNGHSMGVGAVIAIFSDYRILVEKKGRLGFPESLIGINFPSTAGTVLKDLVGMKTARDLLYSGRGLKADEAVEVGLIEESATPEEVIPKARKWCSQFQDMAMESVVGVKIALRDSQRLLADTLEKRDVELLAQAIASANGQEGMKSILERRRPVFT; this is encoded by the coding sequence ATGTTGGACGTGGAAAAAAACGGTCATATTTTAGAACTTTATATCAAAACAAACGAGACCAATTCTTTAGGCAGGGAATTTTTTCGAAAATTTAGGGAAGTCCTGGTACAAGCGGAAAACGATAGATCCGTAAAATCCATCATTCTTTCCGGAAGGAACGATAAGTTTTTTTCAAACGGATTCGATCCGGAAATTTTCGTGGGTAAAAACTTGGAAGAGATCAAGGAAGTACTTCGAGAAGCATTAGGTGCCTGCGGAAAAGTTTTATTCTCTCCTAAACCTGTGGTTTGTGCAATGAACGGTCACTCAATGGGAGTGGGAGCGGTGATTGCTATATTCTCCGATTATAGAATCCTTGTGGAAAAAAAAGGAAGATTAGGTTTTCCTGAATCTTTGATCGGTATCAATTTCCCGTCCACTGCCGGAACCGTTCTGAAAGATCTAGTCGGAATGAAAACCGCAAGAGACTTATTGTACAGCGGAAGAGGTTTAAAAGCTGATGAGGCTGTAGAGGTAGGACTGATCGAAGAATCTGCCACTCCGGAAGAAGTAATTCCTAAAGCCAGAAAATGGTGTTCTCAATTCCAAGACATGGCAATGGAATCCGTAGTTGGCGTGAAAATTGCTCTTAGGGATTCCCAACGTTTGCTTGCGGATACTTTAGAAAAAAGAGATGTAGAGCTTTTGGCACAAGCGATCGCTAGCGCCAACGGACAGGAAGGAATGAAATCCATTCTAGAAAGAAGACGCCCAGTCTTTACTTGA
- a CDS encoding tetratricopeptide repeat protein, whose protein sequence is MKHASIIPILLVSLLDAGALLSSPRNTNTVFVCRDTDSSGRARAVWPAYYYSLGLESLNKARNSEGRERTEEIIEAVRNFQDYIRCSESVGSPVSAVFRWNKALAHYYLGQWKDAVSELDLAEKSDPYFRESYILKGTILLNSGEYEKAATYLETHLSKFSEDPDFYYLLSSAELALKNDAKSVLYLSSLRDLIKQKDSNPKYPEFVYLSLGKTYFALGQNTKALFYISGYLEMRPENWEIRFLLAKILDQLGKFSQAKKQLQRILQEIQGNSSVELMLGEMYFIESRSMAAGYFEDLKKKGKLNKDGVLFGLYSVLNSKYSDARRILFPLKEKFPKRLSIRLGVLEIQKRDPNINKKEYIKELVEVASIALQSQLTTLAETLLLESIKITEEEKLDPRILAEQYDFLAGVYEQSGSVFRSIISVRKAIQYTPSPEDSKKYELHLAFLLRGNPPGKVQESEEIIQNILKNDPNNHYAYYLLGIVLFQSDKLEESRGAFEQAIRLEPKSSVYHFYRASALEKLGRIPEMEADLRKSMELDPENPIAYNYLGYHYSEKGIRLDEALDLIRKAVELAPDNEAYQDSLGWIYYKKGRVDEALLHLNLAFQILQDKNEYDPTICEHLGDVHHERREFADARRFWEKSETLFQKKEDKLRIREKLERLRTNPVSNKS, encoded by the coding sequence ATGAAACACGCAAGCATTATTCCGATCCTTCTGGTATCCCTTCTGGATGCAGGTGCCTTACTTTCTTCTCCCCGTAATACAAACACCGTTTTCGTATGTAGGGACACCGATTCTTCCGGAAGGGCAAGAGCCGTGTGGCCGGCCTATTATTATTCTCTCGGATTAGAGAGTTTGAATAAGGCCAGGAATTCGGAAGGAAGAGAAAGAACGGAAGAGATCATAGAAGCTGTCCGAAATTTCCAGGATTATATCCGTTGTTCCGAATCCGTAGGATCTCCTGTTTCCGCGGTGTTTCGTTGGAATAAGGCGTTGGCGCATTATTATTTAGGACAGTGGAAGGACGCGGTTTCCGAACTGGACTTGGCGGAAAAGTCAGACCCATATTTTAGAGAATCCTATATTTTGAAAGGTACCATTCTTTTAAATAGCGGAGAATATGAAAAGGCTGCGACCTATTTAGAAACTCATCTGAGTAAGTTTTCGGAAGATCCTGATTTCTATTATTTATTGAGTTCTGCCGAGCTTGCTTTGAAGAATGATGCAAAATCCGTTCTGTATTTGAGTTCTCTCAGAGATCTGATCAAACAAAAAGATTCCAATCCTAAATATCCCGAATTCGTTTATTTATCTCTAGGAAAGACGTATTTTGCTTTAGGCCAAAATACGAAGGCACTCTTTTATATTTCCGGTTATTTGGAGATGAGACCTGAAAACTGGGAAATCCGATTTTTACTCGCGAAAATTTTGGACCAGCTAGGCAAGTTTTCTCAAGCAAAAAAACAACTGCAAAGAATTCTGCAGGAGATCCAAGGAAATTCTTCCGTGGAGCTGATGTTGGGGGAAATGTACTTTATAGAAAGTAGATCCATGGCGGCGGGTTATTTCGAGGATCTAAAAAAGAAAGGAAAGTTGAATAAGGACGGGGTCCTTTTCGGGCTTTATTCGGTACTAAATTCCAAATATTCGGATGCTAGACGTATTCTCTTTCCATTAAAAGAAAAATTTCCCAAACGATTATCCATACGCCTCGGGGTTTTGGAGATCCAAAAAAGAGATCCAAATATTAATAAAAAGGAATATATTAAAGAATTGGTAGAAGTCGCCTCCATTGCACTCCAATCCCAATTGACCACCCTTGCGGAAACTTTACTCCTTGAATCGATCAAGATCACGGAAGAAGAAAAACTAGATCCTCGCATTCTTGCGGAACAATACGACTTTTTAGCGGGCGTATACGAACAATCCGGTTCCGTATTTAGATCCATCATTTCGGTTCGTAAAGCGATCCAATATACTCCCTCACCGGAGGATTCTAAAAAATACGAATTACATTTGGCGTTTTTGCTAAGAGGAAATCCTCCCGGAAAGGTCCAGGAATCGGAAGAGATCATACAGAATATTCTCAAAAATGATCCGAACAATCATTATGCGTACTATCTTTTAGGGATCGTACTATTCCAATCCGATAAATTGGAGGAGAGTCGGGGGGCGTTCGAACAAGCGATCCGATTGGAACCTAAATCTTCCGTGTATCATTTTTATAGAGCTTCTGCATTGGAAAAATTAGGAAGGATCCCGGAGATGGAAGCGGACCTTCGTAAGTCTATGGAGTTAGATCCTGAAAATCCGATCGCATATAATTACTTAGGTTATCATTATTCCGAAAAGGGAATCCGTTTGGACGAGGCACTTGATCTCATCCGAAAAGCGGTGGAGCTTGCTCCCGATAACGAGGCTTACCAAGATAGTTTAGGCTGGATCTATTACAAAAAGGGAAGAGTGGATGAGGCTCTTTTACATTTGAATCTTGCATTTCAAATTTTACAGGATAAAAACGAATATGATCCTACTATCTGTGAACATTTAGGCGATGTTCATCATGAAAGAAGAGAATTTGCTGATGCCAGAAGATTCTGGGAAAAATCGGAAACTCTTTTTCAAAAGAAGGAAGACAAACTTCGAATTCGGGAAAAATTGGAGAGGTTAAGAACGAATCCGGTCTCAAATAAATCATAA